A single Triticum dicoccoides isolate Atlit2015 ecotype Zavitan chromosome 2A, WEW_v2.0, whole genome shotgun sequence DNA region contains:
- the LOC119358898 gene encoding scar-like domain-containing protein WAVE 5, whose amino-acid sequence MHARMEQSAQLLTPTLSRPKLTTKADELPEAVVLEDEGAAMAGFVGLLRQLGDLAQLAAEVFDGLHEQATAVSARARGLTLGTRRLEAELTLVEERLRRRRSARPCFVQQQDVAVACSNSVFSSGIRSEGLCRVAGHGVHRRRASARPVNHGVIVVGGTKPRSIAEHIRRCRGPPQLSMLDKYDAGGEGACLKRYTDPSFFRAQSAKHELFLQETKPKLQSSHKCSKFKTDALLDMLRQLKYRHIIGRIRRQMHSSHNQDSPEDEASEAHVLSPSDSPETSNTKVPCPSVPVNKERSSDLVERTSSFRAWLSPDAASTHASDIIQETNADGFASHGANKADDNANIATNARSALINFIASRVESSPRKLSVRKHSDPLTESFRNMAKKVLLENESAHSSQRTSEF is encoded by the exons ATGCATGCGCGCATGGAGCAGAGTGCTCAGCTTCTGACGCCAACACTGTCAAGGCCCAAGCTCACCACCAAGGCCGACGAGCTCCCCGAAGCTGTCGTCCTCGAGGATGAGGGCGCCGCCATGGCCGGCTTCGTGGGCCTCCTCCGCCAGCTCGGGGACCTCGCACA GCTTGCCGCGGAGGTGTTCGACGGCCTGCACGAACAGGCCACGGCGGTGTCCGCTCGGGCGCGCGGCCTCACGCTGGGGACGCGGCGGCTCGAGGCGGAGCTGACGCTCGTCGAGGAGCGGCTCCGCCGTCGTCGGAGTGCACGGCCCTGCTTCGTGCAGCAGCAGGACGTCGCCGTTGCCTGCAGCAATTCAGTCTTCTCTTCAGGCATTCGGTCAGAAGGCTTGTGTCGTGTCGCAGGCCACGGCGTGCACCGGCGCCGCGCAAGTGCCAGGCCGGTGAACCACGGCGTGATTGTGGTGGGAGGAACGAAGCCTCGTTCCATCGCGGAGCACATCCGGCGATGCCGCGGGCCTCCGCAGCTGTCCATGCttgacaa GTATGATGCCGGCGGCGAGGGGGCGTGCCTGAAGCGATACACGGACCCGTCCTTCTTCAGAGCCCAGTCTGCCAAGCATGAGCTTTTCTTGCAGGAAACCAAACCAAAGCTTCAGAGTTCACACAAATGCTCCAA ATTCAAAACAGATGCCTTGCTCGATATGCTCCGGCAACTGAAATATCGACACATCATCGGAAGAATCAGGCGTCAAATGCACAGCTCTCACAATCAGGATTCGCCAGAAGATGAAGCATCCGAAGCACACGTTTTGTCTCCATCGGATTCGCCTGAAACGTCAAATACCAAAGTGCCATGCCCTTCGGTACCAGTGAACAAGGAGAGAAGCAGTGACCTCGTGGAGAGGACAAGTTCGTTCAGGGCATGGCTCTCTCCGGATGCAGCTTCTACTCATGCGTCTGACATCATACAAGAAACCAATGCTGATGGATTTGCCAGCCATGGCGCAAACAAGGCCGATGACAATGCCAACATTGCGACAAATGCTCGTAGCGCCCTTATCAACTTCATCGCGTCAAGGGTCGAAAGCTCGCCGAGGAAGCTCTCTGTCAGGAAGCATAGTGATCCTTTAACGGAATCCTTCCGGAACATGGCTAAGAAGGTGCTGCTTGAGAATGAATCAGCACATTCGTCACAACGAACTAGTGAATTCTGA
- the LOC119358899 gene encoding L-type lectin-domain containing receptor kinase SIT2-like, with protein MLLKPYLLIAPLVMLLMAAGHCCLAATGSGGSDDGRQFALNGFAGANLTLGGASMVMPNGLLMLTNGATRKMKGHAFHPPLLLFGSGSNGTGPVRSFSTTFVLAIFGHGQHADLSVRGLAFFISSSSEVLSTALSGQPLGLSNGNQSANIFAMEFDTLYNAQFNDIKNKYVCVDGDSLVSLNSANTGYYDDGTGRLLNLSVISWKAIQVWVDYNSKAMVISMTMAPLGVVRPKRPMLQTTIDLSGVVQSTAYVGFSSVMRNITSGHFILGWSFALDGPAPVLDISVLPALPSAWTKTNWSNSPPISMSLKLVLALASLTLVSVGIGIYVTVRWRLNCFEVQEDWEVSLGPKRFSYEVLFHATEGFNEKNLLGRGGFGSVYKGVIHKPDIEVAVKRMSHDSRQGVKEFIAEVVSIGRLRHRNIAQLLGYCRRKGELLLIYDYMKNGSLDKYLHTRNGPTLCWSERYSIIKGVASSLLYLHEEWEQVIIHRDIKASNVLLDSKMNGRLGDFGLARIYDHETAAQTTHVAGTMGYLAPELLRAGRPTPFSDVYAFGMFLLEVTCGRRPIFINEQNNRVLLVEWLLEHHHNSSMLDTVDPRLGGEFNMKEVTIVLQLGLLCTYPSPNARPVMRKVMQYLDHDQSPPDLSLAYISYIMMAQMQNEGFDSHNMPCSQPARSVATVSGESSVTILREGR; from the coding sequence ATGCTTCTCAAACCTTACCTCTTGATCGCTCCGCTCGTCATGCTCCTCATGGCAGCCGGTCACTGCTGCCTCGCGGCCACCGGCAGCGGCGGCAGCGATGACGGTCGGCAGTTCGCTCTCAACGGCTTCGCGGGTGCGAACCTGACGCTCGGCGGCGCGAGCATGGTCATGCCGAACGGCCTGCTCATGCTGACCAACGGTGCCACCAGAAAGATGAAGGGCCATGCCTTCCACCCGCCCTTGCTGCTGTTCGGCTCCGGGTCAAACGGCACCGGCCCTGTGCGGTCCTTCTCGACCACCTTCGTCTTAGCCATCTTCGGCCACGGCCAGCACGCCGACCTTAGCGTCCGCGGCCTGGCCTTTTTCATCTCTTCGTCCTCGGAGGTGCTCTCCACTGCGTTGTCAGGCCAGCCCTTGGGCCTCAGCAATGGCAACCAGAGCGCCAACATCTTTGCCATGGAGTTCGACACGCTCTATAATGCCCAGTTCAATGACATCAAGAACAAGTACGTCTGCGTCGACGGTGATAGTCTGGTGTCCCTCAATTCCGCCAACACCGGGTACTACGACGACGGCACCGGGCGGCTACTAAACCTATCTGTGATAAGCTGGAAAGCTATTCAAGTGTGGGTGGACTACAACAGCAAGGCAATGGTGATCAGTATGACCATGGCTCCGTTGGGTGTGGTCAGGCCCAAGAGGCCCATGCTGCAGACCACCATCGACCTCTCTGGCGTGGTGCAGAGCACGGCATACGTCGGCTTCTCGTCGGTGATGCGCAATATCACCTCCGGACACTTCATCCTCGGCTGGAGCTTCGCGCTGGATGGGCCGGCCCCGGTTCTTGACATCTCGGTGCTGCCGGCCTTGCCATCAGCCTGGACGAAGACCAACTGGTCCAACTCACCGCCCATTTCCATGTCGCTGAAGCTCGTGCTGGCCTTAGCGTCGTTGACGCTGGTTTCAGTTGGCATCGGAATCTACGTCACTGTAAGATGGCGTCTCAATTGCTTCGAGGTGCAAGAGGACTGGGAGGTTTCGTTAGGCCCCAAGAGATTCTCTTATGAAGTCTTGTTTCACGCGACAGAGGGGTTCAATGAGAAGAACCTGCTCGGGAGGGGAGGTTTCGGGAGTGTTTATAAGGGCGTGATTCACAAGCCTGATATAGAGGTCGCCGTGAAGAGAATGTCACACGATTCAAGGCAAGGGGTAAAGGAGTTCATTGCCGAGGTGGTTAGCATTGGTCGTCTTCGACACCGAAATATCGCACAATTATTGGGCTACTGCAGGCGTAAAGGTGAACTTCTCCTGATTTATGACTACATGAAAAATGGTAGTCTTGACAAGTACCTACACACAAGAAATGGCCCAACTCTATGCTGGTCCGAGAGGTACTCAATCATCAAAGGTGTGGCATCAAGTTTGTTGTATCTACATGAGGAATGGGAGCAGGTCATCATCCACCGAGATATAAAGGCAAGTAATGTGCTCTTGGACAGCAAGATGAATGGGCGGTTGGGTGATTTTGGTCTTGCAAGGATATATGACCATGAAACTGCTGCTCAAACCACCCATGTGGCTGGCACCATGGGATATCTTGCGCCAGAACTCTTGCGTGCCGGGAGGCCAACACCTTTCTCTGATGTATATGCATTTGGCATGTTTCTCCTAGAGGTCACATGTGGACGAAGGCCAATCTTCATCAATGAGCAAAACAACCGGGTATTGTTGGTCGAGTGGCTGCTTGAGCACCACCACAACAGCTCAATGCTCGACACAGTGGATCCACGACTCGGAGGGGAATTCAACATGAAGGAGGTAACCATCGTGCTCCAATTGGGTTTGCTATGCACATACCCATCGCCCAACGCGCGGCCTGTCATGCGAAAGGTCATGCAGTACCTTGACCATGACCAATCGCCTCCTGATTTATCACTGGCCTACATAAGCTACATCATGATGGCCCAAATGCAAAATGAAGGGTTTGATTCACACAACATGCCATGTTCTCAGCCGGCAAGGAGTGTTGCCACCGTGTCGGGTGAGTCTTCAGTGACAATTTTGCGAGAGGGAAGATGA